The Coleofasciculus sp. FACHB-1120 genome contains a region encoding:
- a CDS encoding glycosyltransferase family 4 protein, which produces MKVTISVFGRFHAFNLAQQLQQKQYLKALISTYPTFIITKYGIEHDLIRSIWHLEVLVRAWRQVPVWLRGSNNLPFLFRDRFDRAAKNYILSGSDVFVGWSSLCLYSLRRAKKLGALTVVDHGSSHRQYQTQILQEEYERWGIKFTSPSPEMYERELQEYAEADRIAVPSLFSKKTFLEKGISEKKLIYIPYGTSLTEFYPVPKLDKVFRVIHCGGIILRKGVQYLVKAFYELKLPDAELWLVGSLAPEMKPILAKYESDHIILKGKHPQSQLHWFYSQCSVFCLASIEDGFGMVIAQAMACGLPVIHTTNTGGEDIVRDGVDGFCIPIRDVEALKEKILFFYENPQRRSQMGHNALKEASNSLSWNDYGEKIVAAYSTALAAK; this is translated from the coding sequence ATGAAAGTCACTATCTCTGTATTCGGGCGTTTTCATGCCTTTAACTTAGCGCAACAATTGCAGCAAAAGCAATATCTAAAGGCTCTAATTTCTACCTATCCAACTTTTATAATTACCAAGTATGGGATCGAGCATGACTTAATTCGTTCCATCTGGCATTTGGAGGTATTAGTTCGTGCTTGGCGGCAAGTACCTGTCTGGCTAAGAGGTTCTAATAATCTGCCATTTTTATTCCGCGATCGCTTTGATCGAGCCGCAAAAAATTATATATTATCTGGTTCTGATGTATTTGTAGGATGGTCAAGTTTATGTCTTTACTCTTTACGCAGAGCGAAAAAGTTAGGAGCTTTAACCGTAGTCGATCACGGTAGTAGTCACAGGCAATACCAAACGCAAATTCTGCAAGAGGAATATGAACGCTGGGGAATCAAGTTTACTTCCCCCTCTCCAGAAATGTATGAGCGGGAATTACAAGAGTATGCAGAGGCCGATCGCATTGCCGTTCCTAGTTTATTTTCTAAAAAGACGTTTTTAGAAAAAGGTATTTCCGAAAAAAAACTAATTTATATTCCTTACGGTACTTCTTTGACAGAGTTTTATCCAGTACCAAAGCTAGATAAGGTATTTCGAGTTATACACTGCGGTGGAATCATACTGCGGAAAGGAGTGCAATATTTAGTAAAAGCTTTTTATGAGTTGAAGTTGCCAGATGCAGAGTTGTGGCTGGTTGGTTCGCTGGCTCCAGAAATGAAGCCAATTTTAGCTAAGTATGAGAGTGATCACATTATCCTCAAAGGCAAACATCCTCAAAGTCAACTACACTGGTTTTATTCTCAATGCTCTGTGTTTTGTTTAGCCTCAATTGAAGACGGCTTTGGAATGGTGATTGCTCAAGCGATGGCTTGCGGTTTACCTGTAATTCATACGACTAATACAGGCGGTGAGGATATTGTTAGAGATGGTGTAGATGGTTTTTGCATACCGATTCGGGATGTAGAAGCGCTCAAAGAGAAAATCTTGTTTTTCTATGAGAATCCCCAGAGGAGATCGCAAATGGGTCATAATGCCTTAAAAGAAGCTAGCAATTCTCTGTCTTGGAATGACTACGGTGAGAAAATAGTTGCTGCTTACTCTACTGCCTTGGCTGCAAAATAG
- a CDS encoding oligosaccharide flippase family protein: MSSVTKFIKGGLLLGVASIVMRLSGVLVLVPIARLLGPKHLGIYSLVFSLVQSGNILGRLGIDAAMHRNGAHLYSTDPVATGRLLGVGSTLIGLSFAALTAAIWIGREPLATYWLGNPEAAAWFSYAAVNLFIEGISCVAMTGLLSLHNFKAHSLATSTGSLGRLLLSPLLAWCYGLSGAFLGLIVASLLQAGVGFVYFRRSTQQHHILLRLEGFWQESYQIMRFGIPFYAGNALIGLVFLPMMGEVGRVAGLETLGQIRIGQSLSQIVGFLPGAIAPVTISILSEAHSSEGEDFQRLRSIHLRSNWILALSLVTFLSVTSSSVVNLLFGSAYQAALPLVIGLSWWAALTVVVESFNLYSLSAGYTKAIAVGALLQKIVFISLTFWLLPQWKGMAFIFGLLLGSVLQLIVMLTTLWSQLEALLKQQICILCLWSLGSIGLVYGLEQLNLPILASWLVALVLPLTIASLGTWSIFSSNEKEQMWGRLCK, encoded by the coding sequence TTGTCAAGCGTTACTAAATTTATCAAAGGAGGTTTACTCCTCGGTGTTGCCAGCATAGTAATGCGCCTATCGGGTGTATTGGTGCTAGTTCCGATAGCGCGGTTGCTGGGACCTAAGCATCTGGGAATCTACAGCTTGGTGTTTTCCCTAGTCCAAAGCGGCAATATATTAGGACGCTTAGGAATTGATGCCGCTATGCACCGCAATGGAGCGCACCTCTACAGTACCGATCCAGTTGCAACTGGACGTCTACTTGGAGTAGGTAGCACCTTGATTGGGCTAAGTTTTGCAGCTTTAACAGCAGCGATCTGGATAGGACGCGAACCTTTGGCAACATATTGGTTAGGTAATCCAGAGGCAGCAGCATGGTTTAGTTATGCTGCCGTAAATCTATTTATAGAAGGAATCAGTTGTGTAGCGATGACTGGGCTGTTGAGTCTCCACAACTTTAAAGCCCATTCGCTGGCAACGTCTACTGGCAGTTTGGGGCGATTGCTGTTGTCACCGTTGTTGGCATGGTGCTATGGTTTATCGGGTGCATTTTTGGGGCTAATCGTAGCCTCTTTGTTGCAAGCTGGAGTCGGATTTGTCTACTTTCGCCGTAGTACCCAGCAACATCATATTTTGCTGAGGTTAGAGGGCTTCTGGCAAGAAAGTTATCAGATTATGCGATTTGGCATTCCCTTTTATGCTGGAAACGCTTTAATTGGGTTAGTATTTCTACCGATGATGGGGGAAGTCGGGCGAGTAGCGGGATTAGAAACGCTAGGACAGATCAGGATCGGACAGTCTCTGAGTCAAATCGTGGGCTTTTTGCCGGGAGCGATCGCCCCTGTTACCATCTCCATTCTTTCGGAAGCCCATAGCAGTGAAGGAGAAGATTTTCAACGGTTGCGTTCAATCCATTTGCGGAGTAACTGGATACTTGCTTTGTCGCTAGTTACGTTCTTGAGTGTCACGAGTTCAAGTGTAGTTAACCTGCTGTTTGGTAGTGCCTATCAAGCTGCTTTACCGCTTGTAATCGGTTTAAGTTGGTGGGCAGCCTTGACTGTCGTTGTAGAAAGTTTTAATCTTTACAGCCTGAGTGCCGGTTACACGAAAGCGATCGCTGTAGGAGCATTACTCCAAAAAATTGTCTTCATCAGTCTCACATTTTGGTTGCTACCGCAGTGGAAAGGCATGGCTTTTATTTTTGGTTTGCTTTTAGGTAGTGTCCTGCAACTAATTGTGATGCTTACGACCCTGTGGTCACAACTCGAAGCACTATTAAAGCAGCAAATTTGTATCCTTTGCTTGTGGAGTCTAGGTAGTATTGGATTAGTTTATGGGCTAGAACAGTTAAACTTACCAATATTGGCTAGTTGGTTAGTTGCATTGGTACTCCCTTTAACAATTGCCAGTTTAGGTACCTGGTCAATTTTTAGCTCAAATGAAAAGGAGCAGATGTGGGGTAGACTTTGTAAATAA
- a CDS encoding glycosyltransferase — translation MKVLHVIPSIAPVHGGASRAILEMAKALQEQGVKAEIVTTNDNGSDLLDVPLQKRIEYEQVPVWFFPRFSLPIASVRTFCFSSQLTTWLWRHIAEYDILHVYGIYSYVSTLAMAIARIKHIPYIIRPQGQLGEWALRQRTFKKQIYIGLIQRANLNCSRYVHFTSEQEQQETSKLNFNSASFVLRNGLFIPPPIPEARYKLRQLLKVPQDEPVILFLSRLHPKKGLDYLIPALGKVANRRFTFVVAGSGSPEYEDTIDALLVSAGIRDRTYRAGFVSGERKDLLLQGADLFALTSHSENFGIAVLEAMAAGKPVLATSGVALASVVKQYQLGYVAELDVEAISSAIEHCLIHPQEAAQMGECARKLILEQYTWSPIATKMIEIYTSILNQQPIFKV, via the coding sequence GTGAAAGTTCTCCACGTCATACCTTCAATTGCTCCCGTGCATGGTGGAGCAAGTCGGGCAATCTTAGAAATGGCAAAAGCCTTACAAGAGCAAGGTGTAAAGGCTGAGATTGTTACGACTAACGACAATGGCTCCGATTTGCTAGATGTCCCATTGCAGAAGCGTATAGAATACGAGCAAGTTCCTGTTTGGTTTTTTCCTCGCTTTTCGCTACCCATTGCTTCAGTGCGAACCTTTTGTTTTTCCAGTCAGCTAACAACTTGGTTGTGGAGACATATAGCTGAGTACGATATTTTACACGTCTATGGAATATATTCTTATGTCTCAACATTGGCGATGGCGATCGCTCGCATCAAACATATTCCCTATATTATACGACCGCAGGGACAACTCGGTGAATGGGCTTTGCGACAAAGGACTTTCAAAAAACAAATTTATATAGGATTAATTCAACGTGCTAATTTAAACTGTAGTCGATATGTTCACTTTACATCTGAACAGGAGCAACAAGAAACTTCTAAACTAAATTTTAATTCAGCTAGTTTTGTTTTACGAAATGGCTTATTTATACCTCCTCCGATACCGGAAGCTCGTTATAAACTGCGGCAACTGCTGAAGGTTCCGCAAGATGAACCAGTCATCTTATTTTTATCTCGCTTACATCCGAAAAAAGGGTTGGATTATCTGATTCCGGCGCTGGGGAAGGTGGCAAATCGTCGCTTTACATTCGTAGTGGCGGGGAGTGGCTCTCCTGAGTACGAGGATACAATTGATGCCCTTTTAGTTTCGGCGGGAATTCGCGATCGCACTTATCGCGCTGGCTTCGTGTCTGGTGAAAGGAAAGACTTATTGTTGCAAGGTGCAGATTTATTTGCGCTGACTTCCCACTCAGAAAACTTTGGCATTGCGGTTTTAGAAGCAATGGCGGCGGGAAAGCCAGTTCTCGCCACCTCTGGCGTTGCTCTCGCTTCTGTAGTAAAACAGTATCAACTTGGTTATGTAGCAGAACTGGATGTGGAAGCGATATCGTCTGCTATTGAACACTGCCTAATCCATCCACAAGAAGCTGCACAAATGGGTGAATGCGCCCGTAAACTTATCTTAGAGCAGTATACTTGGAGTCCTATAGCCACCAAGATGATTGAAATTTACACCTCGATTCTTAACCAACAGCCAATTTTTAAGGTATGA
- a CDS encoding methyltransferase domain-containing protein has protein sequence MILTSNKEYQYPYRDSNLTNAHGFLMSPLLSMLQQVNKNSDKKLRVLDIGCGNGSLSHAIAQQGYEVVGVEESEQGVAIASSNFSDCHFIQASIYDLPYTELQNYFDIVISVEVIEHLFYPKELVKAAKKCLKPNGTLILTTPYHGYLKNIVLAISGKLDKHFHVLWDGGHIKFFSVKTLTELLNSEGYTDIHFKFAGRFPYVWKSMLCSCSPMR, from the coding sequence ATGATCCTAACTTCTAACAAAGAATATCAATATCCTTATCGAGATAGTAATTTAACAAATGCTCATGGCTTTTTAATGTCACCGCTGCTCTCAATGCTTCAGCAGGTTAATAAAAATAGTGACAAAAAGCTTCGGGTTCTAGATATAGGTTGTGGAAATGGAAGTCTTAGCCATGCGATCGCACAGCAAGGATATGAAGTGGTTGGAGTTGAGGAATCTGAACAGGGTGTTGCTATAGCTTCTAGTAACTTTTCGGATTGCCATTTTATTCAAGCTAGTATTTATGATTTACCTTATACTGAATTACAAAACTACTTTGATATTGTTATATCAGTAGAAGTAATTGAGCATCTTTTTTACCCTAAAGAGTTAGTAAAAGCAGCTAAAAAATGTCTTAAACCTAATGGAACTTTAATTCTGACTACACCTTATCACGGCTATCTAAAAAATATTGTGCTTGCTATTTCAGGAAAATTGGATAAGCACTTTCATGTTCTCTGGGATGGGGGTCATATTAAATTTTTTTCCGTGAAAACCCTAACTGAATTATTGAACTCAGAAGGATATACAGATATTCATTTCAAGTTTGCTGGTAGATTTCCCTACGTTTGGAAATCAATGCTGTGTTCTTGTTCTCCGATGCGGTAA
- a CDS encoding glycosyltransferase family 2 protein — translation MFLFSDAVRNLMRLSVIILTKDEQANLPDCLASLQKLDAEVFVVDSGSSDRTIEIAKELGCQVFEHPFENYAKQFNWAIENLPIMTPWIMRLDADERLTPKLLEELKLILPQTDDEITGYQVKRRVFFMGRWIRHGGYYPTWLLRIWRTDFGVCEQRWMDEHIVLKQGKIAKLQHDIIDENKKGLSFWIDKHNRYAEREVKDMLSIISEKDDALLKSGQSSQAIRRRWVKKNLYTRSPLFLRAFLYFFMRYIIGLGFLDGIEGLIFHFLQGFWYRFLVDAKIYEKQKKKRSAPS, via the coding sequence GTGTTCTTGTTCTCCGATGCGGTAAGAAACTTGATGCGGCTTTCTGTAATTATTCTCACGAAAGATGAACAAGCAAATTTGCCAGATTGTTTAGCTAGTCTGCAAAAGCTGGATGCGGAAGTTTTTGTGGTTGATTCTGGAAGTAGCGATCGCACAATTGAAATCGCTAAAGAATTGGGCTGTCAAGTTTTTGAGCATCCTTTCGAGAATTATGCAAAGCAATTCAACTGGGCTATAGAGAATCTGCCCATTATGACGCCTTGGATTATGCGCCTTGATGCGGATGAACGCCTGACCCCGAAATTATTGGAAGAGTTGAAGCTGATATTACCTCAGACAGATGATGAGATTACCGGCTATCAAGTCAAACGCCGCGTGTTTTTCATGGGGCGGTGGATACGTCATGGCGGTTATTATCCCACTTGGCTGCTACGAATTTGGCGCACAGATTTTGGCGTTTGCGAACAGCGCTGGATGGATGAGCATATTGTTCTTAAACAGGGAAAAATCGCTAAGCTTCAGCACGATATCATTGATGAAAACAAAAAAGGCTTGAGTTTTTGGATAGACAAGCACAACCGTTATGCAGAGCGAGAAGTGAAAGATATGCTCAGCATCATCTCAGAAAAAGATGATGCTCTTTTGAAAAGCGGTCAATCTTCTCAAGCAATTCGGCGGCGCTGGGTTAAGAAAAATCTCTACACGCGATCGCCTCTTTTCCTCCGTGCCTTTCTCTACTTCTTCATGCGCTACATTATCGGCTTAGGTTTTCTGGATGGCATAGAAGGTTTAATCTTCCATTTTTTACAAGGCTTTTGGTATCGCTTCTTAGTCGATGCCAAAATTTATGAAAAACAAAAAAAGAAGCGATCGGCTCCTAGCTGA
- a CDS encoding YdcF family protein produces MPLFHHKRKKYRFLCLAISVLIALSIGIIPVRIAIAHLQAPVPQVILALGGGPDREKFTAQFAQTHRSLEIWVSSGTRPDKAREIFQAAGIPDDRVHLDRRAVDTVTNFTSLVADFKSLNIQHLYLITSDFHMRRATAIAILVLGSRGIAFTPVPIPSNQPLESWLHVLRDFGRALFWIVTGHTGASLNPPKLNIK; encoded by the coding sequence ATGCCGCTATTTCATCACAAGCGTAAAAAGTACCGTTTTTTGTGTTTAGCAATCTCAGTCCTGATCGCGCTGTCGATTGGGATTATTCCGGTGCGAATAGCGATCGCTCATCTCCAAGCACCCGTGCCCCAAGTCATCCTTGCCTTAGGCGGTGGTCCAGACAGAGAAAAGTTCACCGCCCAATTTGCCCAAACTCATCGTTCCCTAGAAATCTGGGTTTCTTCCGGCACGCGCCCTGACAAAGCTCGTGAGATTTTTCAAGCTGCGGGGATTCCAGATGATCGAGTACATCTCGACCGACGTGCGGTTGATACCGTAACTAACTTTACCTCTCTGGTCGCTGACTTTAAAAGTTTAAATATTCAACATCTCTATCTAATCACCTCTGACTTTCATATGCGTCGGGCAACCGCGATCGCTATCCTTGTTCTGGGCAGCCGAGGCATTGCTTTCACCCCTGTGCCGATTCCCTCCAATCAACCACTCGAATCCTGGCTCCACGTCCTCCGTGACTTCGGACGGGCGCTCTTTTGGATAGTAACTGGTCACACGGGTGCTAGTCTGAATCCTCCAAAATTAAACATCAAATAA
- a CDS encoding fatty acid desaturase codes for MTLSTIPATIPNSEFATTDSLYLRDIVRSLPREVFTKNRPKAWLTALLNVLMVGLGYWGLAIAPWFLLPPLWIFTGTALTGFFVIAHDCGHRSFANRRWVNDLVGQLFMLPLIYPFHSWRILHNYHHAHTNKLNEDNAWEPFQPAFYDSLGSLGQWGYRLLRGRFWWVASILHWGAMHFNWWQFKGKDRQKVKLSALVVLVFASVAFPLLITTLGIWGFVKFWLLPWLVYHFWMSTFTLVHHTAPDIPFTPADEWNQAQAQLFGTVHCDYPRWVEFLCHDINVHIPHHISTAIPSYNLRLAHRSIQQKWGDSIRECRFSWSLMKQITDECHLYNPEDSYYQSFKDYHAQ; via the coding sequence ATGACCTTATCGACCATCCCAGCAACGATCCCGAACTCGGAATTTGCAACGACTGACAGCCTGTATTTAAGAGATATTGTGAGAAGTCTACCGCGCGAGGTTTTTACCAAGAATCGCCCCAAAGCTTGGCTCACAGCACTGCTCAACGTTTTAATGGTTGGCTTGGGCTACTGGGGTTTAGCGATCGCTCCCTGGTTTCTTTTACCTCCCCTCTGGATTTTTACCGGCACAGCGTTGACTGGTTTTTTTGTCATTGCCCATGACTGTGGACACCGCTCCTTTGCCAATCGGCGCTGGGTGAACGATTTGGTGGGGCAGTTATTCATGCTGCCGCTAATTTATCCTTTCCACAGTTGGCGGATTCTGCACAATTACCATCATGCCCACACCAATAAACTCAATGAAGACAACGCTTGGGAACCCTTTCAACCAGCGTTTTATGACAGTTTAGGAAGCTTGGGACAGTGGGGCTATCGGTTACTGCGGGGTCGATTTTGGTGGGTGGCTTCGATTCTCCACTGGGGCGCTATGCATTTTAATTGGTGGCAATTTAAAGGCAAAGACCGCCAGAAGGTGAAATTATCGGCGCTAGTCGTGTTGGTATTTGCTAGCGTAGCCTTCCCTTTATTAATTACCACACTCGGCATCTGGGGATTTGTCAAATTTTGGCTTCTACCCTGGCTGGTGTACCACTTCTGGATGAGTACCTTTACCCTGGTTCACCACACAGCGCCAGACATTCCCTTCACCCCCGCCGACGAGTGGAATCAAGCTCAAGCGCAACTCTTTGGAACCGTCCATTGCGATTATCCACGCTGGGTGGAATTTCTCTGCCACGACATCAACGTTCACATTCCCCACCATATTTCTACCGCAATTCCTTCCTATAACTTGCGACTCGCTCATCGCAGTATCCAACAGAAGTGGGGAGACTCAATTCGTGAATGTCGCTTCTCTTGGTCTTTAATGAAGCAGATTACAGACGAATGTCACCTGTACAATCCCGAAGACTCCTACTACCAGTCTTTTAAGGACTATCACGCTCAATGA
- a CDS encoding aldo/keto reductase, whose protein sequence is MSLQTITLGRDGPIVTQLGIGTWAWGDKLFWNYGSDYGEAQLREAFEATLNAGVNFFDTAEIYGFGESESLLGKFMQETGCPAQIATKYGPAPWRFTAQSVSDALTESLKRLRVEQVALYQVHWPFAFLMSQETLMNALADEVKRGRIATVGVSNYSAEQMKQAHQQLADRGVPLAVNQVRYSLLTRQVETNGILDTARQLGITILAYSPLAQGLLTGKYTVEKYQEPTGARRFDSRFSRSGLEKISLVTSLLSQLGEKYQKTPAQVALNWLIAQNDVIPIPGAKTAEQARQNAGALGWELSDEEVAQLEQVSRPWRN, encoded by the coding sequence TTGAGCTTACAAACGATTACTTTAGGGCGCGATGGCCCGATTGTCACCCAACTCGGTATCGGCACTTGGGCTTGGGGAGACAAGCTGTTTTGGAATTATGGCAGCGATTACGGCGAAGCCCAATTACGAGAAGCCTTTGAAGCGACTCTGAATGCCGGCGTTAACTTCTTTGACACCGCTGAGATTTACGGGTTCGGAGAGTCAGAGTCACTTTTGGGAAAGTTCATGCAAGAAACTGGCTGTCCTGCCCAAATTGCTACTAAATACGGTCCTGCCCCTTGGCGATTCACGGCTCAATCTGTCTCCGATGCTTTAACAGAAAGTTTAAAACGTCTGCGGGTCGAACAAGTCGCCCTTTATCAGGTGCATTGGCCTTTTGCCTTCTTGATGAGTCAAGAGACATTGATGAATGCCCTAGCCGATGAGGTGAAGCGCGGCAGAATTGCGACAGTCGGCGTCAGCAACTACTCCGCCGAACAAATGAAACAAGCGCACCAACAACTAGCAGATCGAGGAGTGCCTTTAGCGGTGAACCAAGTGCGCTATTCTCTGCTAACTCGACAAGTCGAAACAAATGGCATTCTCGACACAGCGCGTCAACTGGGGATTACGATCCTCGCTTACAGCCCTTTAGCACAAGGGTTACTCACTGGCAAGTACACCGTTGAGAAGTACCAGGAACCGACAGGTGCCCGCAGATTTGACTCTCGCTTCAGCCGCAGCGGCTTGGAGAAAATCTCCCTGGTGACATCCTTGCTGAGCCAGTTAGGGGAAAAGTATCAAAAAACACCCGCTCAGGTTGCCCTGAATTGGTTAATTGCTCAGAACGATGTGATTCCGATTCCAGGCGCGAAGACAGCCGAACAGGCGCGACAGAATGCTGGGGCGCTCGGTTGGGAATTGAGCGACGAGGAAGTTGCCCAATTGGAACAGGTGAGTCGTCCTTGGCGAAATTAA
- a CDS encoding BCD family MFS transporter: MATGDISNLQPEASKPRESFPPKVNLFTMFRLGLFQMGLGMMSVLALGILNRVMIGELAIPATIAAGALAMHQFVAPVRVWFGQMSDAKPILGYHRTGYVWIGATLFAIASFLAVQVMWRLGNVVQAAGGWSWTTQTYGWTGLLALVFVFYGVALSMSSTPFAAMLVDVSDEDNRSKLVGIVWSMLMVGIVIGAILGSSLLKQVGTDAPLSALQASIDRLFMIVPATVVGLALLATVGVEKKYSRYTSRSTLVEREDSITLGKALRVLTANRQTGIFFTFLLVMTISLFMQEAVLEPYGGEVFRMPVSETTKLNAYWGLGTLIGISSTGFLIVPRLGKQKTAKLGCLLVAACFVLIILSGFSQNQKLLQGALFLFGLASGVTTTGAISLMLDLTAAETAGTFIGAWGLSQAMARALATVTGGAVLDLGKQLFANPVLSYGLVFALQAVGMVLAVWFLSRVNVSEFRTDAKKAIATVLEGELD; the protein is encoded by the coding sequence ATGGCAACAGGTGATATATCAAATTTGCAACCAGAGGCATCAAAACCCCGCGAGTCATTTCCTCCCAAGGTGAATTTATTCACCATGTTCCGACTCGGCTTATTCCAGATGGGATTGGGGATGATGTCCGTTTTGGCATTGGGCATCCTCAACAGAGTCATGATTGGGGAGTTAGCAATTCCTGCCACCATTGCTGCGGGTGCCTTGGCAATGCACCAGTTTGTTGCCCCAGTGCGGGTGTGGTTTGGGCAAATGTCGGATGCGAAGCCGATATTGGGGTATCACCGCACGGGTTATGTGTGGATAGGTGCGACATTATTTGCGATCGCATCCTTCCTCGCCGTACAAGTAATGTGGCGGCTGGGCAATGTGGTGCAAGCTGCCGGGGGTTGGTCGTGGACAACCCAAACCTACGGCTGGACTGGTTTGCTGGCACTTGTCTTCGTGTTTTATGGCGTGGCGCTGAGTATGAGTTCGACTCCCTTTGCCGCGATGTTGGTGGATGTTTCCGATGAAGATAATCGTTCTAAACTCGTCGGGATTGTCTGGTCTATGTTGATGGTGGGAATTGTTATCGGGGCAATTCTCGGCAGCAGTTTGCTCAAGCAAGTCGGCACAGACGCACCCCTATCAGCATTGCAAGCCTCGATCGACCGCTTGTTTATGATTGTACCGGCGACCGTGGTGGGTCTGGCATTGCTGGCGACAGTGGGCGTCGAGAAAAAATATTCCCGCTATACCTCTCGTTCCACTTTAGTAGAACGAGAAGATAGCATTACCTTGGGTAAGGCATTGCGAGTGTTAACCGCTAACCGGCAAACGGGAATCTTTTTTACGTTTTTGCTGGTGATGACGATTAGTTTGTTTATGCAGGAAGCAGTCTTAGAACCTTATGGGGGCGAGGTTTTCCGAATGCCAGTTTCGGAAACAACCAAGCTGAATGCTTACTGGGGACTGGGAACCCTGATTGGAATTAGCAGCACTGGTTTTTTGATTGTGCCGCGCCTAGGTAAGCAAAAAACCGCTAAGCTAGGCTGTCTGTTAGTAGCGGCTTGTTTTGTGTTAATTATCCTGTCAGGATTCAGCCAAAATCAAAAGTTATTGCAAGGTGCGTTATTCTTGTTTGGTCTTGCCTCTGGCGTCACAACCACCGGCGCGATTAGCTTAATGCTGGATCTGACAGCAGCGGAAACGGCAGGTACGTTTATCGGTGCTTGGGGATTGTCGCAGGCAATGGCACGGGCGCTGGCAACCGTGACAGGGGGTGCTGTTTTGGATTTGGGGAAACAGCTATTTGCAAACCCGGTACTCTCTTATGGATTGGTATTTGCGCTGCAAGCCGTGGGGATGGTGCTAGCGGTTTGGTTCCTCAGTCGGGTAAATGTGTCAGAATTTCGCACAGATGCCAAGAAAGCGATCGCAACTGTCCTGGAAGGTGAATTAGACTAA
- a CDS encoding inositol monophosphatase family protein — MTDFWEKVLSFAQETTVRLGKQLLQDFGQIQAEHKADGSLVTQADKWADREIREAIARTFPSHDVLSEEAEHTFFGSEWCWIIDPVDGTTNFTRGIPIWGISMGLLYQGTPVFGYVYFPPTRQSFHGFWHGEGGNNGAFLNHRPIHTSPDAPSNSHFFCVCARSTSILQKPFPCKIRMLGVTTYNFLAVASGTSLGGVESTPKIWDIAAVWAILQAAGGVWIPLTSKPVFPLQKGVNYGSISFPTLVVSRPELVPTFQPLVEFLGKNN, encoded by the coding sequence ATGACAGATTTTTGGGAGAAGGTTTTAAGCTTTGCACAAGAGACGACGGTTAGACTCGGCAAGCAACTGCTGCAAGATTTTGGGCAGATCCAGGCAGAACATAAAGCAGATGGGAGTTTGGTAACGCAGGCAGATAAGTGGGCGGATCGAGAAATTCGAGAAGCGATCGCGCGCACATTCCCCAGCCACGATGTTTTGAGTGAAGAAGCAGAACATACCTTTTTCGGTTCTGAATGGTGCTGGATCATCGATCCGGTTGATGGCACCACCAATTTTACGCGGGGAATTCCCATCTGGGGAATTTCAATGGGGTTGCTGTATCAAGGCACTCCGGTATTTGGGTACGTGTATTTTCCCCCCACCAGGCAATCTTTTCACGGCTTTTGGCACGGAGAGGGCGGTAACAATGGTGCTTTTTTAAATCATCGCCCGATTCACACTAGCCCAGATGCTCCGAGTAATAGTCACTTCTTCTGCGTGTGTGCTAGAAGTACCTCGATCTTGCAGAAACCTTTCCCCTGCAAAATCCGGATGCTGGGCGTCACCACCTACAATTTCCTGGCAGTTGCTTCCGGTACCAGCTTGGGCGGTGTTGAATCTACCCCCAAAATTTGGGATATTGCAGCAGTCTGGGCAATTTTGCAGGCAGCGGGTGGAGTTTGGATACCGCTAACTTCAAAACCTGTGTTTCCTTTGCAAAAAGGAGTAAATTATGGCAGTATTTCTTTCCCTACTTTAGTGGTGAGTCGTCCCGAACTCGTCCCCACTTTTCAACCTTTAGTGGAATTTTTGGGGAAGAACAATTGA